The Sporosarcina luteola genome contains a region encoding:
- the nagB gene encoding glucosamine-6-phosphate deaminase — translation MNEVYEFEWVEVADFDDMSSYAAELFERQLLRKPDSVLGLATGASPIGFYEKLVERHAQGTFSFAQTWTFNLDEYIGVEPSHPTSFHNYMKEHLFEKVNLPVTRRHLPDGMADDLNEACLRYEMMIRTSGGIDMQLLGIGVNGHIGFNEPGTSFHSRTHIVDLAESTRKVNAKYFPSKEAVPRQAITMGIQTILEAKQIVLLALGEQKVEAVEQLKRGVISEDFPASCLHRHPHVTVFYGK, via the coding sequence GTGAATGAAGTTTATGAGTTTGAATGGGTTGAAGTGGCTGATTTTGATGATATGAGCAGCTATGCCGCAGAATTGTTTGAACGTCAGTTGCTCCGAAAGCCGGATAGCGTTTTAGGCCTTGCAACAGGGGCAAGTCCTATTGGGTTTTATGAAAAGCTTGTAGAACGGCATGCGCAAGGAACGTTTTCCTTTGCGCAGACATGGACGTTCAACTTGGATGAATACATCGGGGTTGAGCCTTCGCATCCGACGAGTTTCCATAATTATATGAAGGAACATTTATTCGAAAAAGTCAATTTGCCCGTGACCAGGAGGCATTTGCCCGACGGAATGGCTGACGACTTGAATGAAGCATGTTTACGATATGAAATGATGATACGTACTAGTGGCGGAATTGACATGCAATTGCTTGGCATCGGGGTGAACGGCCATATCGGTTTCAATGAACCGGGTACGTCGTTCCATTCTCGGACGCATATCGTCGACCTTGCGGAATCGACACGTAAAGTGAATGCGAAATATTTTCCTTCCAAGGAGGCTGTTCCAAGGCAGGCGATTACAATGGGCATCCAAACAATCCTCGAGGCAAAGCAGATCGTCCTTCTTGCTTTAGGAGAGCAAAAAGTCGAAGCGGTGGAGCAGTTGAAGAGAGGCGTTATATCGGAGGATTTTCCGGCGAGCTGTTTGCATAGACATCCGCATGTCACGGTATTCTACGGGAAGTAA
- a CDS encoding ABC transporter ATP-binding protein has translation MAELKLTNLTKEYDKGVVAVKDFNLNIEDKEFIVFVGPSGCGKSTTLRMIAGLEDISDGDFEIDGKRMNDVAPKNRDIAMVFQNYALYPHMTVYENMAFSLKLRKVKKKEIETKVQEAAKILGLEDYLERKPKALSGGQRQRVALGRAIVRDAKIFLMDEPLSNLDAKLRVQMRAEIQKLHRRLQTTTIYVTHDQTEAMTMATRLVVMKDGYIQQVGTPKEVYDFPINVFVGGFIGSPAMNFFKGTMTEEEFAIGDTKVFIPERKRDMLKGKGYAGKELILGVRPEDIYTKVSDIESNAKATFQATIEVAELMGAETYLYASLNGSDFIARIDSDTSIRPSDTIPLAFDMEKAHFFDADTEERIY, from the coding sequence ATGGCTGAACTGAAATTGACCAATTTGACGAAGGAATATGACAAAGGTGTTGTTGCCGTCAAAGACTTCAATTTGAATATAGAGGATAAGGAATTCATCGTTTTCGTAGGACCTTCCGGTTGCGGAAAATCGACGACACTGCGAATGATTGCCGGACTGGAAGATATATCAGACGGCGATTTTGAAATCGACGGCAAGCGGATGAATGATGTCGCTCCGAAAAATCGAGATATCGCGATGGTGTTCCAAAACTATGCGCTATATCCGCATATGACTGTCTATGAAAATATGGCATTCAGTTTGAAGCTCCGCAAAGTGAAGAAGAAGGAAATTGAAACGAAAGTCCAGGAAGCCGCCAAAATCCTAGGATTGGAGGATTATCTGGAACGCAAACCGAAAGCTTTGTCGGGTGGACAGCGTCAACGTGTCGCATTGGGCCGAGCGATTGTACGAGATGCGAAGATTTTCCTCATGGATGAACCGCTTTCCAATTTGGACGCAAAACTCCGGGTACAAATGCGCGCCGAAATCCAGAAGCTGCATAGACGTCTTCAGACGACGACGATTTATGTGACACACGACCAGACCGAAGCGATGACGATGGCGACACGTCTCGTCGTCATGAAGGACGGCTATATCCAGCAAGTCGGGACGCCGAAAGAAGTTTACGATTTCCCGATAAATGTATTTGTCGGCGGCTTCATAGGTTCACCGGCTATGAATTTCTTCAAAGGTACGATGACAGAAGAGGAATTTGCCATTGGGGACACGAAGGTTTTCATTCCGGAAAGGAAACGCGATATGCTTAAAGGGAAAGGATATGCTGGGAAGGAATTGATTCTCGGTGTCCGTCCCGAAGACATTTATACGAAAGTGTCTGATATCGAATCAAACGCGAAGGCAACTTTCCAAGCGACAATCGAAGTGGCGGAACTGATGGGAGCGGAAACGTATTTATACGCTTCATTGAACGGTTCCGACTTCATCGCAAGAATCGATTCTGACACATCGATCCGCCCGTCGGATACGATACCTCTAGCATTCGATATGGAGAAGGCGCATTTCTTCGATGCTGATACGGAAGAACGAATTTATTGA
- a CDS encoding AAA family ATPase, translating to MKPKSTFATKIVVLVILVIGIATSVGWYVVSGANKGMDMSFTEFEKTIKAQEGQSLSLKEKADGTLQLKTQDGLYVTQVRPQSQLAEQLVEKYNLSYTFADASQYNGLFIGGLILASFLTLVILHKKGKLGVGVSSMKNGASKATPLPEITLNDIGGLPEEMKEEIHQTLSIIKDPKKATQVGIQAPKGILLYGPPGTGKTLLAQAIAREIGATFYSSSGSAFTELFVGVGASRVRTLFQNARKARPAVIFIDEVDALAGKRKEHGGEESEKTLTELLVQLDGGNDNEGILFIAATNRKDMLDEAFLRPGRIDYTFNVPLPDTHGRREIIDIHTKGRLMAEEVYASLDVLAESTSGFSGAELSSLFETASKRAIRDGREKIGKSDLDFAIDRTILGSTSRTLNDPDTKRRVAIHEAGHALIAALTKPGSVRKATIIPRGQALGYVAPIQKELHLQTASELLDQVSMILAGGVAERLYLGEHSIGVSGDVQQAKEIIERMVDTGLLQDSFMLTFNKGEKELKMQAIFGVALKNTETLIQENAAQFEELVNVLFQKETLDGSEVQEIVDGKGVEEVKELVIIV from the coding sequence TTGAAGCCTAAGTCTACATTTGCAACGAAGATTGTCGTCCTTGTCATTTTAGTCATTGGAATCGCAACAAGTGTCGGATGGTACGTTGTCTCGGGTGCAAATAAAGGAATGGATATGTCGTTTACTGAATTTGAGAAGACGATCAAGGCTCAAGAAGGCCAATCCTTGTCTCTGAAAGAGAAGGCTGATGGCACTTTGCAATTAAAGACGCAAGATGGGCTATACGTGACCCAGGTCCGCCCGCAAAGCCAGCTTGCTGAACAATTAGTTGAAAAATATAACCTATCCTATACATTTGCCGATGCAAGCCAATACAATGGCCTGTTCATCGGTGGTTTGATACTCGCATCGTTTTTGACATTGGTAATTCTTCATAAGAAAGGGAAGCTCGGGGTCGGCGTTTCTTCGATGAAGAACGGGGCTTCGAAAGCGACACCGCTTCCGGAAATTACACTTAACGACATCGGCGGGCTTCCGGAAGAAATGAAGGAAGAGATTCACCAGACGCTGTCCATCATTAAAGATCCGAAAAAGGCAACACAAGTTGGCATCCAAGCGCCGAAAGGGATCCTTTTATACGGCCCTCCAGGAACCGGGAAAACATTGCTTGCCCAAGCAATCGCCCGTGAAATCGGAGCTACTTTCTATTCATCCAGTGGTTCTGCGTTTACGGAGCTGTTTGTCGGAGTAGGTGCTTCACGTGTACGTACTTTATTCCAAAATGCTCGAAAAGCTAGACCTGCCGTCATTTTCATTGATGAAGTCGACGCACTTGCAGGGAAGCGGAAAGAGCATGGCGGTGAAGAGTCCGAGAAGACTTTGACGGAGCTGCTCGTTCAGTTGGATGGCGGCAACGATAATGAAGGGATCCTTTTCATTGCAGCGACGAACCGGAAAGATATGCTTGATGAAGCGTTCCTTCGTCCGGGGCGTATCGATTATACGTTCAATGTACCGCTGCCTGACACACATGGCCGTCGTGAAATCATCGACATTCATACGAAAGGCCGGTTAATGGCAGAAGAAGTATATGCGTCACTCGATGTGTTAGCAGAAAGTACATCAGGTTTTTCGGGTGCGGAACTTAGTTCTTTATTCGAAACCGCAAGTAAACGGGCAATCCGTGACGGCCGTGAAAAGATCGGCAAAAGTGATCTCGATTTCGCGATTGACCGGACAATCCTCGGCAGTACATCGCGCACGCTGAATGATCCTGATACGAAAAGAAGGGTTGCAATCCACGAAGCTGGCCATGCATTAATTGCAGCTCTGACGAAACCGGGCTCCGTCCGGAAAGCAACAATCATTCCTCGCGGACAAGCGCTCGGATATGTGGCGCCGATCCAAAAGGAACTCCATTTGCAGACGGCGAGTGAGCTGCTTGACCAAGTGAGCATGATTCTTGCAGGAGGCGTTGCGGAGCGACTTTACCTCGGCGAGCATAGCATCGGCGTCAGCGGTGATGTCCAGCAGGCGAAGGAAATCATCGAGCGGATGGTCGACACCGGTTTGCTACAAGACAGTTTCATGCTGACGTTCAATAAAGGTGAAAAAGAGTTGAAGATGCAAGCTATTTTCGGCGTGGCACTGAAAAATACTGAAACGTTGATTCAGGAAAATGCTGCACAGTTCGAGGAGTTGGTCAATGTCTTGTTCCAAAAAGAGACATTGGACGGCTCAGAAGTACAGGAAATCGTCGATGGCAAAGGCGTAGAAGAAGTAAAAGAGCTTGTCATCATCGTTTAA
- the nagA gene encoding N-acetylglucosamine-6-phosphate deacetylase has protein sequence MTSLLIHNIQIALPDGRVMDGEIVVENGMIATVSEVANVDFSGKRMDGQGCIALPGFIDIHIHGADGADFMDGDNGSFERIASVLPKEGTTSYLATTLTQSEDDIAKAVDAGSRFMEQNETGAEMLGFHLEGPFIHPEQAGAQPVEFIQKPSFALLGGWFGKELGHLKIVTLAPECDEGLDMTRRLTERGIIVSAGHTKASFEEVKNAVNHGLSHLTHFGNAMSGLHHREIGVVGAGILLDQLHCEVIADGIHLSEDMLRLIYKRIGPERIILITDSMRAKGLPDGSYTLAGQDVKVVGSKATLADGTLAGSVLKMDEAVRMMRSIGADLPNLIRMSSANAAKRLGVFDRKGSIEVGKDADLVLVNADFEVRTTICRGMVSVP, from the coding sequence TTGACGTCATTGCTAATTCATAACATCCAAATCGCATTGCCGGACGGAAGAGTGATGGACGGCGAGATTGTTGTGGAGAACGGTATGATTGCAACTGTTTCCGAAGTCGCAAACGTGGATTTCTCGGGAAAACGGATGGACGGTCAAGGCTGTATCGCGCTTCCCGGATTCATTGATATCCATATCCATGGAGCGGATGGCGCCGATTTCATGGATGGTGATAATGGTTCATTTGAAAGGATTGCAAGCGTATTGCCGAAGGAAGGGACAACTTCATACCTCGCAACGACGTTGACACAATCCGAAGATGATATTGCGAAAGCCGTCGATGCAGGCAGTAGATTTATGGAACAAAATGAAACAGGTGCTGAAATGCTCGGGTTTCATTTGGAAGGTCCTTTTATTCATCCCGAACAAGCAGGTGCGCAGCCAGTCGAATTTATCCAAAAGCCTTCCTTTGCGCTTCTAGGAGGGTGGTTTGGTAAAGAACTTGGCCATTTGAAAATTGTTACGCTCGCCCCGGAATGTGATGAAGGGCTAGATATGACTAGGCGACTCACTGAACGTGGCATCATCGTTTCAGCAGGACATACAAAAGCATCTTTCGAGGAAGTGAAGAATGCGGTCAATCATGGACTGTCACATCTAACCCATTTTGGCAATGCGATGAGCGGCTTGCATCATCGTGAAATCGGAGTAGTCGGAGCCGGTATTTTGCTAGATCAGCTTCATTGTGAAGTGATTGCGGATGGGATCCATTTGTCTGAGGACATGCTGCGCCTCATCTATAAACGAATCGGACCTGAACGTATAATCCTCATTACAGATTCGATGCGGGCGAAAGGCTTGCCGGACGGATCGTATACGTTGGCGGGTCAGGACGTGAAAGTGGTTGGTTCGAAAGCGACATTAGCTGATGGAACATTAGCGGGCAGTGTTCTGAAAATGGATGAAGCGGTTCGGATGATGAGGTCCATTGGCGCTGACTTGCCGAATTTGATAAGAATGTCTTCAGCCAATGCGGCAAAACGGTTAGGTGTGTTTGACCGAAAGGGAAGTATCGAGGTAGGGAAAGACGCTGATCTCGTGCTCGTGAATGCTGATTTTGAAGTCAGGACAACCATTTGCAGGGGGATGGTGAGCGTCCCGTGA
- a CDS encoding endonuclease, which yields MRSKRWKKRLNGFLAAGLAVTMVVPSIPAVVKAESVAADLFISEYIEGSSFNKAIELYNGTGQAVNLSNYTLELYANGATTATAKLTLAGTLNHGETYILYHRDAVAELKAKGDFENSSVINFNGDDALILKNGSAVVDSFGQVGARANWGTDVTLVRKPSVARGDSTPGDAFTSGDEWISYPKDTFDYIGSHEMDGTPTDPGEPGDPDDPGDISTIGDVRSKALGQTVTIQGTVAAKLKNTISVQDGTGGIAVRPTSLNVQVGDKVTLTGTLQDYRGLLQLDGATIIEVTKDAGAPEPIVITGSEVGEAMESQLVTVQNTILSDVQAGSGWANYIATDGTGDFLVRDETASLGLTVGTAYDSITGIVQQFDNDYQIIPRSTVDIVVDSSVIQPVVASPGGGTFVGGVKVSLKTGTPGAKILYTLDGTSPIENGSTYATPIDIQEDTIVKAVVKTDDDRFGDVSTFSYTIADSLKIHDIQGGGHTSPFDGQTVEGVEGIVTYKYELNGSTYYHIQTPDDKRDGNLNTSEAIVLYSGRDAWNLSIGDLVSVTGSVSEFAIDGYADRQETDLKTTQINVRDDRGGNVRVLERNVALPTPFTINEGNLPGEKIASHQFAEFDPAKYAADFWESREAMLVQVGNVKAVGPQEHGDLVTVFENAETETLNGGILLKEDDQNAERVQFRLEPNGPARDFEVATGDRFAGPITGVVGYSFQNYKIFTSLSGMQQAHSKGDAVPERTTIVKDADKLTIASYNLENFSNNTKTTSNDKAKKLARAFVQDMQNPDIIGVTEVQDNNGPDAGDSRANESYERLIQAIIDAGGVQYEYVNIDPVNNEDGGQPNANIRVGFLYNPARVSLTEGMPKGDATTAAHYENGKLTHNPGRIAPNDAAFNSSRKPLAAQFDFQGESVIAIVNHWNSKTGDTPLFGSKQPPVYGSEVQRKQIAQLVYNFISEIKTDNPDANIVSLGDFNDFQFADALKIHEGELMTNMINHVDKADRYSYVFQGNSQVLDHILVSNNLADQTEIDILHINADFTDMAGRASDHDPVMVQIGFEAPVVWEPVPIKKVYNLINEHKKQIMIAEPSVSVYMDAQSSLKDGMYLKGDYAELTGEGFKTNTVILQPKKKGLIVDMKGTEMGHVIVEGTNPLEIRGAENIKRIDFVKGADASKVIFYNSKGKRIGVPTLNNAPIVTKLIPNQEAKAGETISIVLSGHFSDPDGDNLTYSATKGTVDLTKNVLNLQLEEGSHIVGVTATDGDKSVTASFSVTITKTEVPADGYYKNAIGKEGQELKAALHDIISDHSQLSYAEVWNALKETDKDPNNSNNVILFYSGESRSKDRNGGNVGDWNREHVWAKSHGDFGTSIGPGTDIHHLRPTDVQVNSARGNLDFDYGGSAVKGCDGCFRSTNSWEPPDRVKGDVARMLFYMATRYEAGDKVDLELNELLNNGSNPYHGKLSVLLEWHEMDPVDAFEMNRNNIIEQWQGNRNPFIDHPEWVKSIWKKAGSNNLQKAS from the coding sequence ATGCGGAGTAAGAGATGGAAGAAACGTTTGAACGGCTTTTTGGCGGCTGGGTTGGCAGTAACTATGGTTGTACCATCGATTCCAGCGGTAGTGAAAGCTGAATCGGTTGCTGCAGATCTGTTCATTTCCGAGTATATCGAGGGTAGCAGCTTCAATAAGGCAATCGAGCTTTACAATGGAACTGGACAGGCTGTTAATTTAAGCAATTACACGTTGGAGCTGTATGCGAACGGTGCAACTACCGCAACTGCCAAGCTGACGTTAGCTGGAACTTTAAACCATGGTGAGACGTACATCTTGTATCATAGAGATGCTGTTGCTGAACTAAAGGCTAAGGGCGATTTTGAGAATAGTAGCGTAATCAATTTCAATGGTGACGATGCGCTTATCCTCAAAAATGGCAGCGCGGTCGTTGATTCATTCGGACAAGTCGGAGCCCGTGCCAATTGGGGGACGGATGTGACGCTTGTCCGGAAACCATCCGTTGCAAGAGGGGATTCGACTCCTGGAGATGCATTTACCAGCGGTGACGAATGGATCTCTTATCCGAAAGACACATTCGATTATATTGGGTCGCATGAAATGGATGGGACACCGACGGATCCGGGAGAGCCAGGAGATCCGGATGATCCGGGCGACATTTCCACTATCGGTGATGTACGTTCCAAGGCGCTCGGGCAAACGGTGACGATCCAAGGAACCGTTGCAGCCAAGTTAAAAAATACGATTTCAGTCCAGGACGGAACGGGCGGAATCGCTGTCAGGCCGACAAGCTTGAACGTTCAAGTCGGCGACAAAGTGACATTGACAGGTACGCTTCAAGATTATCGCGGCTTACTCCAATTGGACGGGGCTACAATCATTGAAGTAACGAAAGATGCAGGCGCTCCGGAACCTATCGTCATTACAGGTTCAGAAGTCGGCGAAGCAATGGAATCCCAGCTCGTCACGGTCCAGAACACGATTCTTTCCGATGTACAAGCAGGCAGTGGATGGGCAAACTATATAGCGACTGACGGAACTGGTGACTTCCTCGTCCGTGATGAGACGGCGTCATTAGGACTCACTGTCGGGACAGCCTATGATTCGATCACAGGAATTGTTCAGCAGTTCGACAATGATTATCAAATCATCCCACGTTCAACGGTCGATATTGTTGTTGATAGTTCTGTCATCCAGCCGGTCGTTGCGAGTCCGGGAGGAGGCACGTTCGTTGGCGGTGTGAAGGTTTCATTGAAGACAGGCACGCCTGGAGCAAAAATCCTTTATACATTGGATGGTACAAGTCCGATCGAAAACGGTTCGACATACGCAACGCCAATTGATATCCAAGAAGATACGATAGTGAAGGCGGTCGTGAAAACGGATGACGACCGTTTCGGCGACGTATCGACTTTCTCGTATACGATTGCAGATAGCCTTAAAATCCATGATATCCAAGGGGGAGGCCATACATCTCCTTTTGACGGACAAACTGTGGAAGGAGTCGAAGGGATTGTCACTTATAAATATGAGCTGAACGGTTCCACTTATTATCATATCCAGACACCGGACGACAAACGCGACGGTAATTTAAACACGTCCGAAGCGATCGTCCTTTACAGTGGAAGGGATGCTTGGAACCTTTCCATTGGTGATCTCGTTTCCGTCACAGGATCAGTGAGCGAGTTTGCGATCGATGGATATGCGGATCGCCAGGAAACAGACTTGAAGACTACACAGATCAATGTCCGTGACGACCGCGGCGGAAATGTGCGAGTTCTTGAGCGCAATGTGGCACTTCCAACGCCGTTCACAATTAATGAAGGAAACTTACCGGGAGAGAAAATCGCAAGTCATCAGTTCGCTGAATTCGATCCTGCGAAATACGCGGCGGATTTCTGGGAAAGCCGTGAAGCGATGCTAGTGCAAGTCGGCAATGTGAAAGCGGTCGGACCTCAGGAACACGGCGATCTTGTTACAGTATTCGAAAATGCGGAGACGGAAACGTTGAATGGCGGAATTCTGTTGAAAGAAGACGACCAGAATGCGGAGCGGGTCCAATTCCGATTGGAGCCAAACGGGCCGGCACGTGATTTCGAAGTAGCGACGGGCGACCGTTTCGCGGGACCGATAACGGGAGTTGTCGGATATTCATTCCAAAACTATAAGATCTTTACGTCTTTGAGTGGCATGCAACAAGCACATTCAAAAGGCGATGCAGTGCCGGAGAGGACGACAATTGTGAAGGATGCGGACAAGCTGACGATCGCCTCCTACAACTTGGAGAACTTCTCGAACAATACAAAAACAACGTCAAATGATAAAGCGAAGAAACTGGCAAGGGCATTTGTTCAGGATATGCAAAACCCTGACATTATCGGCGTGACTGAAGTACAGGATAATAATGGACCTGATGCCGGCGATTCTCGCGCGAATGAAAGTTATGAGCGCCTTATCCAAGCGATCATCGATGCAGGCGGAGTGCAGTACGAATACGTCAATATCGACCCGGTGAACAATGAGGATGGCGGACAGCCGAATGCGAATATCCGTGTCGGGTTCCTTTACAATCCTGCACGCGTTTCATTGACGGAAGGCATGCCAAAAGGGGATGCGACGACTGCGGCTCATTATGAGAACGGCAAGCTGACACATAATCCGGGACGCATCGCCCCGAATGACGCAGCATTCAACAGTAGCCGGAAACCACTCGCTGCGCAATTCGACTTCCAAGGCGAGTCGGTCATTGCGATCGTCAACCATTGGAATTCAAAAACGGGTGATACCCCATTATTCGGCTCCAAACAGCCGCCGGTCTATGGCAGTGAAGTGCAACGGAAACAGATTGCACAGCTCGTCTATAATTTCATTTCCGAAATCAAAACGGATAATCCAGATGCAAACATCGTTTCTCTTGGAGATTTCAATGACTTTCAATTTGCGGATGCTTTGAAGATCCATGAAGGCGAGCTGATGACGAATATGATCAACCATGTCGACAAGGCTGACCGCTATTCGTATGTTTTCCAAGGGAACTCCCAAGTGCTCGACCACATTCTTGTGTCGAATAACTTGGCGGATCAAACAGAAATCGATATTTTGCACATCAACGCAGACTTCACGGATATGGCTGGACGTGCAAGCGACCATGATCCGGTCATGGTGCAGATCGGTTTCGAAGCGCCAGTCGTATGGGAGCCTGTTCCGATCAAAAAAGTGTACAACCTTATCAATGAGCATAAAAAGCAAATCATGATTGCGGAGCCGAGCGTTTCTGTCTATATGGATGCGCAATCATCATTGAAGGACGGCATGTACTTGAAAGGGGACTATGCCGAGCTGACAGGTGAAGGATTTAAAACGAACACTGTCATCTTGCAACCAAAGAAAAAAGGTTTGATTGTTGATATGAAAGGTACCGAAATGGGTCATGTAATCGTGGAGGGTACGAACCCACTCGAAATTAGAGGCGCTGAAAACATTAAGCGAATCGACTTTGTCAAAGGGGCAGACGCTTCAAAAGTCATCTTCTACAATTCGAAAGGAAAGCGGATCGGCGTACCGACGCTGAATAATGCACCAATCGTCACGAAGCTAATCCCGAATCAGGAAGCGAAAGCCGGGGAGACGATTTCAATCGTCCTCTCCGGACATTTCAGTGACCCGGACGGTGATAACCTGACATATTCCGCTACGAAAGGGACAGTCGATCTAACTAAGAACGTCTTGAACTTACAGTTGGAAGAAGGCAGCCATATCGTTGGAGTGACGGCGACAGATGGCGATAAATCCGTAACGGCGAGCTTCTCGGTCACAATTACGAAAACGGAAGTTCCTGCAGACGGCTATTACAAAAATGCAATCGGCAAGGAAGGGCAGGAATTGAAAGCGGCGCTTCACGATATCATTTCCGACCATAGCCAGTTGTCCTATGCAGAAGTATGGAATGCGCTCAAGGAGACGGATAAAGATCCGAACAACTCGAACAACGTCATCTTGTTCTATTCAGGTGAATCACGCTCCAAAGATCGGAACGGCGGGAATGTCGGCGACTGGAACCGGGAACATGTATGGGCAAAATCGCACGGCGACTTCGGCACGAGCATTGGACCTGGAACGGATATCCACCATTTGCGTCCGACCGATGTCCAAGTGAACAGCGCACGCGGCAACTTGGACTTCGACTATGGCGGAAGTGCAGTGAAAGGCTGTGACGGCTGCTTTAGGTCCACTAACTCATGGGAGCCGCCCGATCGCGTAAAAGGCGACGTAGCAAGGATGCTCTTCTACATGGCAACCCGCTACGAAGCGGGCGACAAAGTGGACCTTGAGTTGAATGAACTGCTGAACAATGGCAGCAACCCATACCACGGAAAGCTTTCCGTCCTATTGGAGTGGCATGAGATGGACCCAGTTGATGCATTTGAAATGAACCGCAACAACATCATCGAACAATGGCAAGGCAACCGCAATCCGTTCATTGACCATCCTGAATGGGTGAAGTCCATCTGGAAAAAAGCCGGTTCAAACAATTTGCAAAAAGCTTCATAA
- a CDS encoding vWA domain-containing protein produces the protein MNRKRYVAFILTLMILLLAAACSDKKNENEKVVADEPTSSDASVDDGEGDENSADEEAKENTVEEVAADPLPQSLAELEELPSGYTGFISILDEDGQKKIDELTAHLPDISGERSENELDHYYNGLLAVFQQDFKGPDELIAKLKFQSIGSPDIDNPRMQFKENMNVLVILDGSGSMGKNIGGQTQMEAAKKAIVQFVGNLPKEANVGLRVYGHKGTGSSADKAMSCSSSDLLYPLQPYEKNEFKQSLDQVKPAGWTPTELAISEAQKDLAGFDGENNTNIVYLVSDGISTCDDDPVAAAKALYDSEITPIINVIGFNVDNEGQRQLKEVAKAVEGTYQDVQDAASLQKELDQANEVAKQWAEWKKRESQSLSHERIKKDLEIFVFDSQQFSKIVDERQQVGFTLQYLYQTKKIMSSESYDYLVEKNTEYHRWVQTQYDELKADLENMNEMQYSEAIQALEEKYLQNTPG, from the coding sequence ATGAATAGAAAAAGATATGTTGCATTCATCCTCACGCTCATGATCCTTTTACTGGCAGCTGCATGCAGTGACAAGAAGAATGAAAACGAAAAAGTAGTAGCAGATGAGCCGACATCATCAGATGCAAGTGTAGACGATGGAGAAGGCGACGAAAATTCAGCAGATGAGGAAGCCAAGGAGAACACAGTTGAGGAAGTGGCTGCGGATCCGCTTCCTCAATCATTGGCGGAACTTGAAGAGTTGCCTTCCGGGTATACGGGGTTTATTTCCATCCTTGATGAAGATGGACAGAAGAAAATCGATGAGTTGACGGCGCATTTACCTGACATTTCAGGTGAACGTTCCGAGAACGAATTGGATCATTATTACAATGGATTATTAGCAGTTTTCCAGCAAGATTTCAAAGGGCCGGATGAGTTGATTGCCAAATTGAAATTCCAATCGATCGGCAGCCCGGATATTGATAATCCAAGAATGCAATTCAAGGAAAATATGAATGTCCTAGTCATTTTAGACGGCTCAGGCAGCATGGGGAAAAATATTGGCGGCCAAACGCAAATGGAAGCGGCGAAAAAGGCAATTGTCCAGTTCGTCGGAAATTTGCCGAAGGAAGCGAATGTTGGTCTACGCGTCTACGGACATAAAGGGACTGGTAGTTCTGCCGACAAGGCGATGTCTTGCTCTAGCAGTGACTTGCTCTATCCACTGCAGCCATATGAAAAAAATGAATTCAAACAATCCCTTGATCAAGTGAAGCCAGCAGGTTGGACACCGACTGAACTTGCTATATCGGAAGCACAGAAAGACTTGGCTGGTTTTGATGGGGAAAATAACACAAATATCGTTTATCTCGTCAGTGACGGCATATCGACATGCGATGATGATCCGGTTGCGGCTGCGAAAGCTCTATATGATTCCGAAATAACACCAATTATTAACGTCATCGGATTTAATGTCGATAATGAAGGGCAGCGCCAATTGAAAGAAGTGGCGAAGGCGGTTGAAGGGACTTATCAAGACGTTCAGGATGCTGCTTCCCTCCAAAAAGAATTGGATCAGGCGAATGAAGTTGCAAAGCAATGGGCTGAATGGAAAAAACGCGAGTCACAAAGTCTTAGCCATGAAAGAATAAAAAAGGATCTGGAAATATTTGTTTTTGATAGTCAGCAATTCTCGAAGATTGTAGACGAGCGACAACAAGTCGGCTTCACTTTACAATATCTGTATCAGACGAAAAAAATCATGTCGTCTGAAAGCTATGATTATCTCGTAGAGAAAAATACAGAATATCATAGATGGGTGCAAACCCAATATGATGAACTCAAAGCTGATCTCGAGAATATGAATGAAATGCAATACAGTGAAGCAATCCAAGCTCTTGAAGAAAAATATTTACAAAACACTCCTGGCTAG